Proteins from one Cryptomeria japonica chromosome 4, Sugi_1.0, whole genome shotgun sequence genomic window:
- the LOC131875286 gene encoding uncharacterized protein LOC131875286, whose protein sequence is MLLSRKFCKDLGGEIKMDWSEAIIPLGNQKIKLEPEPKNKYTIFPLDNPKTQILFQECEFGNYLVLAPGEKKIDEAFDELDGLWQMEFDGSCANSGSRAGVVLLSPTGNILPFSFKLYFKNTNNNAEYEALLLGLSEAKCKGIKLLKVKGDAELIVRQVRNIYTIKNEKLRHYRNRVWDELEFFYAFSIEAILREQDSRADSLAVSASLLLPHLGFKDNSYRIEMIYRPSVLDNVDHCQIFDADAQIKDFLECA, encoded by the coding sequence ATGCTTCTGAGTAGGAAATTTTGCAAAGATCTTGGAGGCgaaatcaaaatggattggtcTGAAGCCATCATTCCCCTTGGAAATCAGAAAATTAAGCTTGAACCTGAGCCCAAAAATAAGTACACTATTTTTCCCTTAGATAACCCAAAAACCCAGATTCTATTTCAggagtgtgagtttggaaactatcttgttCTTGCACCTGGTGAAAAGAAAATAGACGAGGCATTTGATGAACTTGACGGGCTATGgcagatggagtttgatggaagctgTGCTAACTCCGGTTCTAGAGCAGGGGTGGTTTTGCTGTCACCAACTGGTAATATTCTCCCCTTTTCCTTCAAGTTGTATTTTAAGAACACTAATAATaatgctgaatatgaggcactattattAGGATTAAGTGAGGCCaaatgtaaaggaattaagttgcttaaagtcaaaggtgatgcagAATTAATTGTTAGGCAGGTGAGAAACATCTATACAATTAAGAATGAAAAGTTGAGGCATTAcagaaatagagtttgggatgaattAGAATTCTTTTATGCCTTCTCGATTGAAGCAATTCTGAGGGAGCAAGATAGTAGGGCAGATTCATTAGCTGTGTCAGCTTCACTTTTATTACCACATCTGGGttttaaagataactcatataggattgaaatgatctataggcccagTGTTCTTGATAATGTAGATCATTGCCAGATTTTTGATGCGgatgcacagatcaaagatttcctagaatgtgcttAG